The Magnetococcales bacterium genome includes a window with the following:
- a CDS encoding TolC family outer membrane protein yields the protein MSDCPRRCIRGGVLWLLTSLLMTGTGWTEGKDYFREVAGRTLAVNPKVVASQARLDVAMKRQDQAEAALRPNMTFQGQANQLRTEWDGGVQKTHPDSVEVALTQVLFNRKALVGLEQIAPVIDAARQEYEGACQSVLYELGEAAIGLLEAVEVAALARSNQEVTGKHLEATKARFEVGELPRTDVSRAEARLASARADRLKAENEQAIRRAKFREVAGEEAALPFRLPPWKHAVLEQSLEALSAAVESRPDVKAAVAQLDVARLEVELSRSDHYPVLTLNGSRSRTWNLGSQSTPGTLDKTSLGLGVSVPLYSGGLTMAQVDQEQARFRAAQADLDRVRQQALREIEQAFHQYRNAMVVVDSLVAGERAARDAADGVAQEFKVGTRTSLDVLDAQHELFTAATDLTRGRYNVLVSSLQLLRASGVLTPGILTVDENQ from the coding sequence ATGTCTGACTGTCCGAGGAGGTGTATTCGGGGAGGGGTTTTGTGGCTGTTGACCTCTCTTTTGATGACTGGCACGGGTTGGACGGAGGGGAAGGACTATTTCCGCGAGGTGGCGGGCCGAACCTTGGCGGTCAACCCGAAGGTGGTGGCCTCTCAGGCCCGGTTGGACGTGGCCATGAAGCGGCAGGACCAGGCCGAGGCCGCCTTGCGGCCCAACATGACTTTCCAGGGACAGGCCAACCAGTTGCGTACCGAGTGGGATGGCGGAGTGCAGAAGACCCATCCCGATTCGGTCGAAGTGGCGCTTACTCAGGTACTCTTCAATCGGAAGGCTCTGGTCGGCCTGGAGCAGATCGCTCCGGTGATCGACGCGGCCCGTCAGGAGTACGAAGGGGCTTGCCAGAGTGTGTTGTACGAATTGGGCGAGGCGGCGATCGGCCTTCTGGAGGCGGTGGAGGTGGCGGCTTTGGCGCGCAGCAACCAGGAGGTGACCGGCAAGCATCTGGAAGCCACCAAGGCGCGTTTCGAGGTGGGCGAGTTGCCCCGCACCGATGTCAGCCGGGCTGAAGCGAGGCTGGCGAGCGCAAGGGCCGACCGCCTTAAAGCGGAGAACGAACAGGCCATTCGCCGGGCCAAATTCCGGGAAGTGGCGGGCGAGGAGGCGGCGCTGCCTTTTCGGCTGCCGCCCTGGAAACATGCGGTGCTGGAGCAGTCCCTGGAGGCGCTGTCTGCCGCTGTGGAAAGCCGGCCCGACGTCAAGGCCGCCGTGGCCCAGCTTGACGTGGCCCGACTGGAGGTGGAACTGTCCCGTTCGGACCATTACCCGGTGTTGACCTTGAACGGCAGCCGTTCCCGAACCTGGAATCTTGGCAGCCAAAGTACGCCGGGAACCCTCGACAAAACCAGCCTGGGTTTGGGGGTTTCGGTACCGCTCTATTCCGGAGGGCTGACGATGGCCCAGGTCGATCAGGAACAGGCCCGCTTCCGGGCCGCCCAAGCCGATCTGGATCGGGTGCGGCAGCAGGCCTTGCGGGAGATCGAGCAGGCATTTCACCAGTATCGCAACGCGATGGTGGTGGTGGATTCCCTTGTGGCCGGGGAGCGGGCGGCTCGGGATGCGGCGGACGGGGTGGCTCAGGAGTTCAAGGTGGGTACCCGCACCTCGCTGGATGTGCTGGATGCCCAGCATGAACTCTTCACCGCAGCGACCGATCTGACGCGCGGACGCTACAACGTGCTGGTTTCCAGCCTGCAATTGCTGCGGGCCTCCGGTGTGTTGACTCCCGGAATTCTGACAGTCGACGAAAACCAATAA
- a CDS encoding NifU family protein: protein MIERVKAVLEGIRPYLQNDGGDVELVEVTPDNVVRVRLKGRCGGCPGATMTLKMGIERTLKEHIPQVRAVESVP, encoded by the coding sequence ATGATCGAACGGGTCAAGGCGGTTTTGGAGGGTATCCGGCCCTATCTGCAAAACGACGGGGGCGACGTGGAACTGGTCGAAGTGACCCCGGATAACGTGGTGCGAGTGCGCCTGAAAGGCCGTTGCGGTGGATGTCCGGGAGCGACCATGACCTTGAAAATGGGCATCGAGCGGACGCTGAAAGAGCATATTCCCCAGGTTCGTGCCGTGGAGAGCGTTCCCTGA
- the ampD gene encoding 1,6-anhydro-N-acetylmuramyl-L-alanine amidase AmpD, with translation MSGSDHDLENGHRADAERAYSPGSCRGERSLSGFRYLPSPHADDRPAGSRLDLVVVHAISLPPGEFAVHRVDELFLGRLDPEAHPYFREIAGLRVSAHFLVARCGDVTQYVPVQRRAWHAGASQWRGRSSCNDFSVGIELSGDEVTPFTPAQYLTLARLQRTLKKRHPSLHDDHVAGHQHIAPGRKWDPGPCFDWDFFKECLAKATPDDHWPIVWK, from the coding sequence ATGTCCGGGAGCGACCATGACCTTGAAAATGGGCATCGAGCGGACGCTGAAAGAGCATATTCCCCAGGTTCGTGCCGTGGAGAGCGTTCCCTGAGCGGATTCCGCTATCTGCCGTCTCCCCACGCCGACGACCGGCCCGCCGGAAGCCGGCTCGATCTGGTGGTGGTGCATGCCATTTCGCTGCCACCGGGGGAGTTTGCCGTACACCGGGTGGACGAGCTTTTCTTGGGTCGGTTGGATCCGGAGGCGCATCCCTATTTCCGGGAAATTGCCGGGCTGCGGGTTTCCGCGCATTTTTTGGTGGCGCGTTGCGGCGATGTCACCCAATATGTGCCGGTGCAGCGTCGGGCGTGGCATGCCGGTGCCAGTCAATGGCGTGGCCGCTCCTCCTGCAACGATTTTTCGGTGGGCATCGAGTTGTCCGGGGATGAGGTGACGCCCTTCACCCCGGCCCAGTATTTGACGCTGGCCCGCTTGCAGCGCACTCTGAAAAAGCGCCACCCCTCACTGCACGACGATCATGTGGCGGGGCATCAGCACATTGCACCGGGTCGGAAATGGGATCCGGGCCCCTGTTTCGACTGGGACTTTTTCAAGGAGTGTCTGGCCAAAGCCACGCCGGACGACCACTGGCCCATCGTGTGGAAGTGA
- the mpl gene encoding UDP-N-acetylmuramate:L-alanyl-gamma-D-glutamyl-meso-diaminopimelate ligase has protein sequence MGSGPLFRLGLFQGVSGQSHAGRPLAHRVEVIDFTEGVEAVPHLHIIGICGTAMAGLAALAQEAGWRVSGSDAGIYPPMSTFLEERGIHLREGYSSANLEGPPDLVLVGNAISRGNAELEALLDSGLSFRSGAEWLMANVLEGRHPVVVAGTHGKTTTSSIVAWVLDQVGMKPGFFIGGLPKNFGVGVRHPGASPWVVVEGDEYDTAFFDKRPKFLHYRPRTLILHNLEFDHADIYPDLESIRQQFRLLVRTVPRGGVVFLNGDDKVLNSLVPEVRSRLVSYGLEGDYAYTGRMEREDGREWTLLQDGEPLFTVHWNLTGRHNVYNGVVAAAVALVHGADGQRVRDGLSTFQGVARRMDRRFAVDGVAVYDDFAHHPTAIRTTLAGLKASGECRRVWAVVEPRSNTMRRRVHQESLPAALAEADGVILARPGQRGLAPEEVLDVDAVVASLNRLKSGSAVVVDDAGGAVDHLQRHLTSGDGVLVMSNGGFDAIFERLETMLRSRTA, from the coding sequence ATGGGATCCGGGCCCCTGTTTCGACTGGGACTTTTTCAAGGAGTGTCTGGCCAAAGCCACGCCGGACGACCACTGGCCCATCGTGTGGAAGTGATTGATTTTACCGAAGGAGTCGAGGCCGTGCCACACCTTCATATCATCGGTATCTGCGGGACGGCCATGGCAGGTCTGGCAGCCCTGGCGCAAGAGGCGGGTTGGCGGGTGAGTGGTTCCGATGCCGGCATCTACCCTCCCATGAGTACCTTTCTGGAAGAGCGGGGCATTCATCTGCGGGAAGGTTATTCAAGCGCCAATCTGGAAGGCCCCCCGGACCTCGTGTTGGTCGGCAACGCCATTTCGCGCGGCAACGCCGAGTTGGAGGCCCTGCTCGATTCCGGCCTCTCCTTCCGCTCCGGGGCCGAGTGGCTCATGGCCAACGTTCTGGAGGGGCGCCATCCGGTAGTCGTCGCGGGAACCCATGGCAAGACCACCACCAGCAGCATCGTGGCTTGGGTACTGGATCAGGTCGGGATGAAACCGGGCTTCTTCATCGGCGGTCTGCCGAAGAACTTCGGCGTCGGCGTTCGCCATCCGGGGGCCTCTCCCTGGGTGGTGGTGGAAGGGGACGAGTACGATACGGCCTTTTTCGACAAACGACCCAAGTTTTTGCACTATCGGCCCCGCACCCTGATTCTGCATAACCTGGAATTCGACCATGCGGACATCTATCCCGACCTGGAATCGATCCGGCAGCAGTTTCGCCTGCTGGTGCGGACCGTGCCCCGTGGTGGGGTGGTCTTCCTGAACGGCGATGACAAGGTGCTGAACAGCCTGGTTCCGGAGGTGCGTTCCCGGCTGGTCTCCTATGGTTTGGAAGGGGATTATGCCTATACGGGCCGTATGGAGCGCGAGGATGGGCGGGAGTGGACCCTGTTGCAGGACGGGGAGCCGCTGTTTACCGTGCACTGGAACCTCACGGGACGCCACAACGTTTACAACGGCGTGGTGGCGGCGGCGGTGGCCCTGGTTCATGGAGCGGACGGGCAGCGGGTTCGGGACGGTTTGAGCACGTTTCAGGGGGTGGCCCGTCGCATGGATCGGCGCTTTGCCGTCGATGGAGTGGCCGTCTATGACGATTTTGCCCACCATCCCACCGCCATTCGCACCACTTTGGCCGGTTTGAAGGCTTCGGGAGAGTGTCGCCGGGTTTGGGCGGTGGTGGAGCCTCGCTCCAACACCATGCGTCGACGGGTGCATCAGGAGAGTCTGCCGGCGGCATTGGCCGAAGCGGACGGGGTGATCCTGGCCCGCCCCGGACAACGGGGGCTGGCTCCCGAGGAGGTGTTGGATGTCGATGCCGTGGTGGCGTCTCTCAACCGCCTCAAGTCCGGCAGCGCGGTGGTTGTCGATGATGCGGGAGGGGCCGTGGACCATTTGCAGCGCCATCTGACCTCCGGAGACGGGGTGCTGGTGATGAGCAACGGTGGTTTTGACGCCATATTTGAAAGATTGGAAACCATGTTACGCAGTCGCACGGCATGA
- a CDS encoding YqgE/AlgH family protein has protein sequence MKVEEGSLAGKFLVAMPGLKDPNFERAVIFVCAHSPEGALGLVINQPHSISLDEILDQLCLTWERSELPLVYQGGPVSPDRGFVLFETPVEIPGHMEITPGLFLGTNPDLLKHFGEADNSSKFLFVLGYAGWGDGQLETELRENVWLIGDFDRSIVFDLPPAMRWTKAIQSMGIDITQLVEAGRALN, from the coding sequence ATGAAGGTCGAGGAGGGCAGCCTGGCCGGCAAATTTCTGGTGGCCATGCCGGGCCTCAAGGACCCCAATTTCGAGCGGGCGGTCATCTTCGTCTGCGCCCATTCCCCGGAGGGTGCCTTGGGACTGGTGATCAATCAACCCCATTCCATCTCGCTGGATGAGATTCTCGACCAGTTATGCCTTACCTGGGAGCGGTCGGAGCTGCCTCTGGTCTATCAGGGGGGGCCGGTTTCACCGGATCGGGGGTTTGTGCTTTTTGAAACCCCGGTGGAGATTCCAGGCCACATGGAGATTACGCCCGGACTTTTTCTGGGCACCAACCCGGATCTGTTGAAACATTTCGGTGAAGCGGACAATTCCAGCAAGTTTCTCTTTGTCCTGGGCTATGCGGGGTGGGGAGACGGTCAGCTGGAAACCGAACTGCGGGAGAACGTCTGGCTGATTGGCGACTTTGATCGCAGCATTGTTTTTGACCTGCCCCCCGCCATGCGTTGGACCAAAGCCATCCAGAGCATGGGTATCGACATCACCCAGTTGGTGGAAGCGGGAAGGGCCTTGAACTGA
- a CDS encoding O-succinylhomoserine sulfhydrylase, with protein MSTSEKQDFSWGPATRAVHSGQFRSELHENSPALFLTSSYAFDSAAQAAAIFSGAQEGNVYSRFTNPSVTAFEERIAALEGGEKGLATASGMAAISLVLLGMLSSGDHLVMSRSVFGSTSKIASDILSRFGITTTKVALSNPQAWREAVRENTRMLFVETPANPTLEMVDLAELARLAREKGLWLVVDNVFSTPILQQPLALGADLVIHSGTKYLDGQGRVLGGVVVGRKELIMNHLFPFLRNTGPSLSPFNAWVLFKGMETLELRMQRHCDNAEAVAHALVRLLPEASAVHYPGLPHHPQHQLAKVQMKRFGGIVCLDLGDKDRAHAFIDALRLFTITANLGDSRSLVTHPATTTHGKLSAGERLQAGIGEGLVRLSLGLEDAADLVADLRQALVNCGACG; from the coding sequence ATGTCCACGTCAGAAAAACAGGATTTTTCATGGGGACCGGCAACACGGGCGGTTCACTCCGGTCAATTTCGCAGCGAGCTGCATGAAAACAGTCCCGCGCTGTTTCTGACATCGAGCTACGCTTTCGACTCGGCAGCCCAGGCGGCAGCCATTTTCTCGGGTGCGCAGGAGGGGAATGTCTACAGTCGGTTCACCAATCCCAGCGTAACCGCCTTCGAAGAGCGCATCGCCGCCCTGGAAGGGGGCGAAAAGGGGCTGGCCACCGCCTCCGGCATGGCCGCCATTTCCCTGGTGCTGCTGGGCATGCTCTCCTCCGGGGATCATCTGGTCATGAGCCGTTCCGTCTTCGGATCGACCTCCAAGATTGCCAGTGACATTCTCAGCCGCTTCGGGATCACCACCACCAAGGTGGCCCTGTCCAATCCTCAGGCCTGGCGGGAGGCTGTCCGCGAGAATACCCGCATGCTTTTTGTGGAAACTCCGGCCAACCCCACCCTGGAAATGGTGGATTTGGCCGAGTTGGCCCGGCTGGCCAGGGAGAAGGGGCTCTGGCTGGTGGTGGACAACGTCTTTTCCACACCGATTTTGCAGCAGCCGCTGGCTTTGGGTGCCGATCTGGTCATTCATTCGGGAACCAAATATCTCGATGGGCAGGGTCGGGTGCTGGGAGGCGTGGTGGTGGGGCGCAAGGAGTTGATCATGAACCACCTCTTTCCCTTTCTGCGCAATACCGGCCCAAGCCTTTCCCCCTTCAACGCCTGGGTCTTGTTCAAGGGGATGGAAACCCTGGAACTGCGCATGCAGCGCCACTGCGACAACGCCGAAGCGGTGGCTCACGCCCTGGTGAGGCTGCTGCCGGAGGCCTCCGCCGTACACTATCCCGGTTTGCCGCACCATCCCCAGCACCAACTGGCCAAGGTTCAGATGAAACGCTTCGGTGGTATCGTCTGTCTGGATCTGGGCGACAAGGATCGGGCGCACGCTTTTATCGACGCTCTGCGCTTGTTCACCATCACGGCCAATCTGGGGGATTCCCGCAGTCTGGTGACCCACCCGGCCACCACGACCCACGGCAAACTCTCGGCGGGAGAGCGGCTCCAGGCGGGCATCGGGGAGGGGCTGGTGCGTTTGTCTCTGGGTCTGGAAGATGCGGCGGATCTGGTTGCCGACTTGCGCCAGGCTCTGGTGAACTGCGGAGCATGTGGATGA
- a CDS encoding PilT/PilU family type 4a pilus ATPase: protein MNLTPFLKLMIEKGGSDLFFTPNAPPKMKLDGKMASIGTEPLSAETVREAVYGVLDAEQRDRFETERELDFAISLGSEGRFRVNAFHQKGHAAMVLRYIRARIPEIDDLKVPDILKELILSKRGLLLMVGGTGSGKSTTLAAMINHRNATTSGHILTIEDPIEFIHPHRKSIINQREIGVDTPSYARALKSSLREAPDVILIGEIRDRETMEAALELAGTGHLAVSTLHANNAYQAMNRIINMFPQNLHKQLFQDLSQYLRAILSQRLVSTAEGKRRAAVEVLVNSPLIAELIGKGEVEEVKEVLSTTTDLGMQSFDTALYTLYKEGAITLEEALQHADSRANLESRIHFG from the coding sequence GTGAATCTGACCCCTTTCCTGAAATTGATGATCGAAAAAGGGGGTTCCGACCTCTTTTTCACCCCCAACGCCCCGCCCAAAATGAAACTGGACGGCAAAATGGCTTCCATCGGCACCGAACCCCTCTCGGCGGAGACGGTCCGGGAGGCCGTGTACGGCGTGCTGGATGCCGAGCAGAGGGATCGCTTTGAAACCGAACGGGAACTCGACTTCGCCATCTCTTTGGGCAGCGAAGGGCGTTTCCGCGTCAATGCCTTCCATCAAAAGGGCCATGCCGCCATGGTGTTGCGCTACATCCGGGCGCGCATCCCCGAAATCGACGACCTGAAGGTCCCGGACATTCTCAAGGAGTTGATCCTCTCCAAACGGGGCCTGCTGCTGATGGTGGGCGGTACCGGTTCCGGGAAATCGACCACCCTGGCCGCCATGATCAATCACCGCAACGCCACCACCTCGGGACATATTCTGACCATCGAGGATCCCATCGAATTCATCCATCCCCATCGCAAATCGATCATCAACCAACGGGAGATCGGGGTGGACACCCCCAGTTACGCCAGAGCGCTGAAAAGTTCCCTGCGGGAGGCTCCGGATGTCATTCTGATCGGGGAGATTCGGGATCGGGAGACCATGGAAGCGGCGCTGGAACTGGCGGGAACCGGGCATCTGGCGGTATCGACGCTGCACGCCAACAACGCCTACCAGGCGATGAACCGCATCATCAACATGTTCCCCCAGAATCTGCACAAGCAGTTGTTTCAGGATCTTTCCCAATATCTCCGGGCCATTCTGTCCCAACGTCTCGTCTCCACTGCGGAGGGTAAACGCCGGGCCGCGGTGGAAGTTCTGGTCAACTCCCCTCTGATCGCCGAACTGATCGGCAAAGGAGAGGTGGAAGAGGTCAAGGAGGTGTTGTCAACCACGACGGATCTGGGCATGCAATCCTTCGATACCGCCTTGTACACTCTTTACAAGGAGGGAGCGATCACCCTGGAAGAGGCGCTGCAACACGCCGATTCCCGGGCCAATCTGGAATCACGCATTCACTTTGGTTAG
- a CDS encoding acyltransferase, which produces MERSPANPATSPDPDTSILTGRGLFRTTPYAEECPSLAYRPDIDGLRAIAVLAVVAYHAFPHRVEGGFVGVDIFFVISGYLISRILFSQIEEHRFRFSEFYKRRIVRLFPALIAVIATCSAVGWLVLLPHEFAQLGRHVAASSAFVANLALWSEAGYFDNAASGKPLLHLWSLGIEEQFYIVWPILLGLLWKGPARLFRLTLLLAGGSFLYSLHATYTDPVAAYYSPFSRWFELMAGGLSGYSSRHRTGKHNPFPNLQATLGAVLILLALLLVNERRPFPGGWVMLPVGGALLLISAGPRAWLNRTLLSHPVAVGIGLISYPLYLWHWPILSFANILTENSTTGSFRLLLVGISGLLALITHLALEKPVKAVRESAFKPLVAALGLLFLLALPISSGHLPPRNNTGGLDAITTAIGDWEFPRHLEPFRVAGQNFHRTGRGQRTVLLIGDSHLEQYSPRIVNILDASKESQSVVFATFGGCPPLPIGTEIGSKCPDLRRAAMAYATRPEIATIVIGAAWNLYLDANANNPYLLHHAGGSFPLNTPEGVSVALRLLEGYLRSFPADKKRFLLIDNPAGNDFSPAGRLIGNRLAGTLRLSEAFRSVPAKESQLALRHRMIDLARDTGTLVIDPFPVLCTPEGCRTTTANGTPIYKDSGHLRPFFVREAADYLDIILQ; this is translated from the coding sequence ATGGAGAGGTCTCCCGCAAACCCTGCCACATCCCCCGATCCCGACACGTCCATTTTGACAGGTCGTGGTCTCTTCCGAACGACACCTTATGCGGAAGAGTGCCCATCCCTGGCCTATCGACCGGATATCGACGGCCTGCGCGCCATCGCCGTGCTGGCCGTGGTCGCCTACCATGCCTTTCCCCACCGGGTGGAAGGGGGCTTTGTCGGCGTCGATATCTTCTTCGTGATCTCCGGATATCTCATCAGCCGCATCCTCTTCAGCCAGATTGAAGAGCATCGCTTCCGCTTCTCCGAATTTTACAAACGACGCATCGTGCGCCTTTTTCCGGCGCTGATCGCCGTCATCGCCACCTGCTCCGCCGTTGGCTGGCTGGTGCTGCTGCCCCATGAATTTGCTCAACTGGGCCGGCATGTCGCGGCAAGCTCCGCCTTCGTGGCCAACCTCGCCCTCTGGAGCGAGGCCGGCTATTTCGATAATGCCGCCAGCGGCAAACCCCTGCTCCACTTGTGGTCTCTGGGCATCGAGGAGCAGTTCTACATTGTCTGGCCCATCCTGCTCGGACTGCTGTGGAAGGGGCCGGCACGCCTGTTCCGACTGACCCTTCTCCTGGCGGGGGGCTCGTTTCTCTACTCACTTCACGCCACCTACACCGATCCCGTCGCGGCCTACTACAGCCCCTTTTCCCGCTGGTTCGAGCTGATGGCGGGCGGTTTGTCGGGCTACTCCTCCCGACATCGAACCGGGAAGCATAACCCCTTTCCCAATCTGCAGGCGACTCTCGGCGCCGTTCTGATTCTGCTCGCGCTCCTGCTGGTCAATGAAAGAAGACCTTTCCCTGGGGGCTGGGTGATGCTTCCGGTTGGGGGGGCCCTGTTGCTGATCTCCGCCGGTCCTCGGGCCTGGCTGAATCGAACCCTGTTGAGCCACCCTGTCGCAGTCGGAATCGGACTGATCAGCTATCCCCTCTATCTCTGGCACTGGCCCATTCTGAGCTTCGCCAACATCCTCACCGAAAACAGCACCACCGGCAGCTTCCGGCTCCTCCTGGTGGGAATCAGCGGCCTTCTGGCCCTGATCACCCATCTGGCCCTGGAAAAACCGGTCAAAGCCGTCCGGGAGTCGGCCTTCAAACCCCTGGTTGCCGCCCTGGGGCTCCTCTTCCTGCTTGCATTGCCGATCTCAAGCGGGCATCTCCCCCCCCGCAACAACACCGGCGGGCTTGACGCCATCACCACCGCCATCGGCGATTGGGAGTTTCCCCGTCACCTCGAACCCTTCCGCGTTGCCGGGCAGAACTTTCACCGCACCGGTCGCGGGCAGCGGACGGTGCTGCTGATCGGGGATTCTCACCTGGAACAATATTCTCCACGTATCGTCAACATCCTCGATGCCTCCAAGGAGAGCCAATCGGTGGTCTTCGCCACCTTCGGGGGCTGCCCGCCCCTGCCGATCGGGACGGAGATCGGCAGCAAATGCCCCGATTTGCGCCGGGCGGCCATGGCTTACGCCACCCGCCCCGAAATCGCCACCATTGTCATCGGCGCCGCCTGGAATCTCTATCTCGACGCCAACGCCAACAACCCCTACCTTTTGCATCACGCCGGGGGATCCTTCCCCCTCAATACCCCCGAGGGCGTTTCGGTGGCGCTTCGCCTGCTCGAAGGCTACCTGCGCTCCTTTCCGGCGGACAAAAAGCGCTTTCTATTGATCGACAACCCGGCGGGCAACGACTTCAGCCCGGCGGGCCGTCTGATCGGCAACCGTTTGGCGGGCACCCTCCGACTATCGGAGGCCTTCCGGAGCGTGCCCGCCAAGGAGAGCCAACTGGCTCTGCGCCACCGGATGATCGACCTGGCCCGGGATACGGGAACCCTGGTCATCGATCCTTTCCCGGTTCTGTGTACCCCCGAAGGCTGCCGGACCACCACAGCGAACGGCACACCGATTTACAAGGATTCGGGCCATTTGCGCCCCTTCTTCGTGCGCGAGGCCGCCGATTATCTGGATATTATCCTGCAATGA
- a CDS encoding PilT/PilU family type 4a pilus ATPase, with protein sequence METDQAIQFMLELLRVMLKQGASDLFITAGFPPAIKLHGKMTPMTADLLTPRQTQTLARSIMNDKQWKEFEATRECNFAISPPGIGRFRANCFLQQGRVGIVLRTITTEIPELDTLGLPPILKEVVMNKTGLVLVVGGTGSGKSTTLAAMLGFRNSNSHGHIITIEDPIEYVHPHNNCLITQREVGVDTDSWHAALKNTLRQAPDVILIGEVRDRETMEHAINFAETGHLALSTLHANNANQALDRIINLFPTEKRQQLLMDLSLNIRAIISQRLLPRVGGGRVAAIEILLKSPLISELIFKGEIHGIKEIMGKSREMGMQTFDQALFDLHQADLITYEDALRFADSANEIRLRIKLEGKESKEREFKESVKGLNLVEKDPNIRK encoded by the coding sequence ATGGAGACCGATCAGGCCATCCAATTCATGCTGGAGTTGCTGCGGGTGATGCTTAAGCAGGGGGCATCCGATCTGTTCATCACCGCCGGCTTCCCCCCCGCCATCAAGCTGCATGGGAAAATGACACCCATGACCGCCGATCTTCTGACACCCCGTCAGACCCAGACCCTGGCCCGCAGCATCATGAACGACAAACAGTGGAAGGAGTTCGAAGCCACCAGGGAGTGCAATTTCGCCATTTCGCCTCCCGGTATCGGTCGCTTCCGGGCCAACTGTTTCCTGCAGCAGGGACGGGTCGGTATCGTACTGCGCACCATCACCACCGAAATCCCCGAATTGGACACGCTGGGGCTGCCTCCCATTCTCAAAGAGGTGGTGATGAACAAGACCGGCCTCGTGCTGGTCGTCGGCGGAACGGGTTCCGGCAAATCGACCACCCTGGCCGCCATGCTGGGATTCCGCAACAGCAACAGCCATGGTCATATCATCACCATCGAAGACCCCATCGAGTATGTCCATCCCCACAACAACTGCCTGATCACCCAGCGGGAAGTGGGGGTGGATACCGATTCCTGGCATGCAGCCCTGAAAAATACCCTGCGGCAAGCGCCCGACGTGATCCTGATCGGCGAAGTCCGTGACCGGGAGACCATGGAACACGCCATCAACTTCGCCGAAACCGGGCATCTGGCCCTCTCCACCCTGCACGCCAACAACGCCAATCAGGCCCTGGACCGCATCATCAACCTCTTCCCCACCGAAAAACGTCAACAGTTGCTGATGGACCTCTCTCTCAACATCCGGGCCATCATCTCCCAAAGGCTGCTGCCCCGGGTGGGTGGCGGGCGGGTTGCCGCCATCGAAATCCTGCTCAAATCCCCGCTGATTTCCGAACTGATTTTCAAGGGCGAAATCCACGGCATCAAGGAGATCATGGGCAAGTCGCGGGAGATGGGCATGCAGACCTTCGACCAGGCTCTCTTCGATCTGCATCAAGCCGACCTCATTACCTACGAGGATGCCCTGCGCTTTGCCGACTCCGCCAATGAAATCCGTCTGCGCATCAAGCTCGAAGGCAAGGAGAGCAAGGAAAGGGAGTTCAAAGAGTCCGTCAAGGGCCTGAATCTGGTGGAAAAAGATCCCAACATCCGGAAATAG